In Brevibacillus marinus, the genomic window CCGCTCACCCGCGGATTGCGAGCCCAGTTGACGTGCAGACTGACCATCAGCTTGGGGGAGAGCTGGGCGGCCAGGTGAGCCCGCTGGGCCAAGTCTTTGACATGCCGCGAGCGGTTGTTCAACCACTCGTTCTCCTCGCTCAGCGCGTAATCACCCGTCCGATTCAGGATCACATGGCGCCCCCGCTGGGCCAGTTCATCGTAGAGCAGTTTCGCCACCTGCAGATTGATATCCTTTTCATACAGATCGTTGTAAAACGAGCCGCTGTCTACGCCGCCGTGCCCCGCGTCGATGATCACATCCACAGGGGGCAGGGAATCGATGGCGCCCGCTTCCGGTACGATCAGCAGGAAGCTGAAGATTGCCAGCGAAATGGCTGCAAATGATCGGATCAGCACGTGTATCCCGCCTTTTTATCCCTGTCTGTCAGCCGTGTTTATTCCACAATGCCCAAGTACTGCAGGTCGACAAGGTGGATTTGCCCGGTGACGTCCAAACCCTCCGCTTTTTGAAATTGATTCACGGCCCGCTCCGTCTGTTCGTCGAAAATGCCGTGGGCCTTCCCTTGGTAGTAACCTGCCGCACGCAGCCTGTTCTGCACGAGCTGGACCAGGGCGCCTTTCGAGCCCAGCACCAGGATGCGGTAGGTCAAGTCTTCATGTCCCATGATCGGCCCGTCGATGACCACCGTCGAGCCAAGCGGAACCAGCTCGTACAGCTTCTCCACTTCCCGGTTGCGCATGCGAAAACAACCATGACTGGCGTAGCGACCGATCGATTCCGGACGGTTCGTGCCGTGAATCCCGTAAGTCCCCCAGGCGACGTTTAACCCCAGCCAACGCGAACCGAACCCGCCGCCCCAATCCTTCGACTTGTGAATCACGCGAAAAATACCGACCGGCGAAGGCGTGTCCTTCGCTCCCGGAGCGATCCGGTAGGAGTATAAAATGTTATCCTCGTGATCTTTCAGATAAATCCGGTTTTCCCACAAGTTGATGTACAGGTAGACGGCATCCGTCCCGTCAGGTTGCGCGGCCTCTCCGTCCAGCGTGACGTCGCCGGCCCGCGCGATTGCTGGAACGGAACTCCCCAGAGCGATTATCAGCATAAAAGGAAACAGCCATCGTTTGCTCATCTCGAACCCACCCAGCGCGATCTGTTACAGCCCTATTATGAGTCGCTGCGCGTATTTCATGCATCATTAGCCGCAAATCGGCAGTCCGGCCGCCCCGCTTCGCCCAGCCGCTCCCCTCCTGTCCTGCTATCGTCCCGGCATGGGCAATACGGCAGGCGGCGATTAAGCGGCCGGATGGAACGCATACTAATGACCATTAACGGGTCGACGCCCGCCAGCTCACCACGAAGGAGGATTCGTTTCGTGAAACCACTGCTGCTGCTCGTCATCGCCCTGCTGCTGGCCTCACCGGTCAAAGCTGATCCAGCCCAAGAGGCGGTCACGGTGATTGTCAAGAGCTCGCCGCAATCTTCTTTCTTCTCGGCGCTCACCGTCCGCGACAAAGCGGGAACCGGGCAAAACATCCTGCGCAGCCAAGCCGTCGACGACAAAACGCGGCCGGAGTGGCCGCGCGCCTACATCCGGATCGGCGCACAGGAATTCACCTATGACGCGCTGTCCCGGCTTTACGACCAAGCCGGCAAAAGAAGGCTGATCCCTGCCGCTGTCGCGCGCAGGCTGGAGCAGTGGGTGGGCTATGTGGAAAAGGCTCACTTCGGCCGGCCGCTCGATTGGAAACAGGTCAGCAAAACGTTTCACCGCCTGGCCCATGCGACGGTGACCGACCTGGAAACAGGCAAACAGTTTCTCGTTCAGCGGCGAGCCGGCAGCCGCCATGCCGATGTGCAGCCGCTGACCAAGCGCGATACGGCGACCCTGCGGCAAATCTACGACGGCGAGTGGAGCTGGCGCCGCCGCGCGATTTTGTTGACGGTCGACGGACAGCATTTCGCCGCCTCGATGCACGGCATGCCGCACGGGGCGGGAGCGATCGTCGGCAACGATTTCCCCGGCCACTTTTGCATCCACTTTACCGGCAGTGCGACCCACCGCCGCCGCGAACCCGACCCCAGCCACAGCCTGATGATTTTAAAAGCCAGCGGGAAACTGCGGGAAGCGGTGCTGCAAGCCTCTCCCGCGCAGTTGGTCGACTACATCCTGCTCTCGCTGCGCGAACAGGACTACGCCACCCTGCGCATGCTGACCAATGGCGCGAACCTCACGTTTCCCCTGGAAGACGTTGCCAGCGTCAGACGC contains:
- a CDS encoding N-acetylmuramoyl-L-alanine amidase family protein: MLIRSFAAISLAIFSFLLIVPEAGAIDSLPPVDVIIDAGHGGVDSGSFYNDLYEKDINLQVAKLLYDELAQRGRHVILNRTGDYALSEENEWLNNRSRHVKDLAQRAHLAAQLSPKLMVSLHVNWARNPRVSGPLMIYQQSPQSLTLAQLIQHSVNELYESGRQPVAGKRYYLLNHSDCPTVIVEMGFITNQHDRTMLVSPKHQRRIAKAIAAAIDEYLLMFGHLQETAQ
- a CDS encoding L,D-transpeptidase family protein — translated: MSKRWLFPFMLIIALGSSVPAIARAGDVTLDGEAAQPDGTDAVYLYINLWENRIYLKDHEDNILYSYRIAPGAKDTPSPVGIFRVIHKSKDWGGGFGSRWLGLNVAWGTYGIHGTNRPESIGRYASHGCFRMRNREVEKLYELVPLGSTVVIDGPIMGHEDLTYRILVLGSKGALVQLVQNRLRAAGYYQGKAHGIFDEQTERAVNQFQKAEGLDVTGQIHLVDLQYLGIVE